A portion of the Neorhodopirellula lusitana genome contains these proteins:
- a CDS encoding rhamnulokinase, producing the protein MSTSPAEEPINPISAAGLTGPIHLAVDLGASSGRVIAAGITNGKLQLAEIWRFENKPVRVHEDLFWNHLGLWQEITYGLRLAANQAASLPDVKIASVGVDTWGVDFGMLDENDQLIGPVRCYRDPRNQGMMAEAVSKLSRDEIFAETGLQFMEINTLYQLIAGRQANDVSLQHAKTFLMMADLFHWMLSGAKTIEATNASTTQMLSPETGQWSAKLLSTFDIPAELFPDPTPAGTPIGVVHPTVAEITGLHEVPVITPATHDTASAVLSVPAIDFAPAKPDWCYISSGTWSLMGVELPKPKVTPLCSELNFTNEGGVHRSTRLLKNIGGLWIFQQIRASLQRKGSAPSWSEMVDAAKAAAPFELLINPDDPALLAPTDMIEELHALSQRTGQAAPTDNGVLFRAALEGLALRYRATLESLERLTDSSIRTIHIVGGGSQNQLLCQMTADACNRTVVAGPVEATAIGNVVMQMIGSGRLESISEARKLIRDSFPTTTYQPQNTQIWDEPAARFSQL; encoded by the coding sequence TTGAGTACATCACCTGCTGAGGAGCCAATCAATCCGATTTCAGCTGCTGGGCTGACCGGTCCAATCCACCTCGCCGTCGACCTCGGTGCGTCCAGCGGTCGTGTAATTGCTGCCGGAATCACAAACGGCAAACTCCAGCTAGCCGAAATTTGGCGATTTGAGAACAAGCCGGTCCGCGTGCATGAGGATCTGTTCTGGAATCATCTTGGATTGTGGCAGGAGATCACCTACGGATTGCGTCTCGCGGCCAACCAAGCCGCATCCCTTCCTGACGTTAAAATCGCATCGGTCGGAGTGGATACCTGGGGCGTCGATTTCGGGATGCTCGATGAAAACGACCAGCTGATCGGCCCGGTTCGTTGCTACCGAGACCCGCGAAACCAAGGCATGATGGCCGAGGCCGTTAGCAAGCTGTCACGCGATGAAATTTTCGCTGAAACGGGTCTCCAGTTCATGGAGATCAACACGCTCTATCAGCTGATAGCGGGTCGCCAGGCCAACGATGTTTCGCTGCAGCACGCGAAAACCTTTCTGATGATGGCGGACTTGTTTCACTGGATGCTATCGGGAGCCAAGACCATCGAGGCCACCAACGCCTCGACCACTCAAATGCTCTCGCCCGAAACGGGCCAGTGGTCAGCCAAGCTGTTAAGCACTTTCGACATCCCAGCGGAGTTGTTTCCCGACCCCACACCGGCGGGCACTCCAATTGGAGTCGTCCATCCAACCGTGGCGGAAATTACGGGCCTACACGAAGTCCCCGTGATCACTCCGGCGACGCATGACACAGCCTCAGCGGTGCTGTCGGTTCCGGCGATCGATTTCGCACCGGCGAAACCCGATTGGTGCTACATCAGCTCGGGAACCTGGTCGTTGATGGGCGTCGAACTGCCCAAACCCAAAGTCACACCGTTATGCAGCGAACTCAACTTCACCAACGAAGGTGGCGTTCATCGCAGCACTCGATTGCTAAAGAACATCGGTGGTCTATGGATCTTCCAACAAATACGTGCCTCACTTCAACGAAAGGGTAGCGCACCAAGCTGGTCTGAAATGGTGGACGCTGCCAAAGCAGCCGCCCCATTCGAACTGCTAATCAATCCTGACGATCCAGCCTTGCTGGCACCCACGGACATGATTGAAGAGTTACATGCACTGTCCCAGCGGACCGGACAAGCGGCCCCCACCGACAATGGCGTCCTGTTCCGAGCGGCACTCGAAGGGTTGGCACTGCGATACCGCGCTACCTTGGAAAGTCTTGAACGACTGACCGACAGTTCGATCCGAACCATCCACATCGTCGGAGGTGGATCACAAAATCAATTGCTTTGCCAAATGACCGCCGATGCATGCAACCGCACCGTTGTCGCAGGTCCGGTGGAGGCCACTGCGATCGGCAACGTGGTCATGCAGATGATCGGCAGCGGTCGCCTGGAATCGATTAGTGAAGCGAGAAAATTGATTCGCGACAGCTTTCCTACAACAACCTACCAACCTCAAAACACCCAGATCTGGGACGAGCCAGCCGCTCGCTTTTCGCAATTATAA
- a CDS encoding 5-formyltetrahydrofolate cyclo-ligase: MTPTLPTESELARRKKAIRASAHSARKAQTNKNEISKRITDSVCALPAYQKANSVLWYIDVRDEVRTQHNLPAVLASNKKIVIPFCVGNDLQLFHLESLDELTPGKYGILEPDHSLRNVITKQVSITEVDMVIVPGVAFDPHGGRLGHGKGYYDKLLQQASESTTLAALAFQCQIVTDIPMQSHDIAMDWVVTENKTYPDIHSSEHPAIRTTAPDELT, translated from the coding sequence ATGACGCCAACTCTTCCCACCGAATCCGAACTCGCACGTCGCAAGAAAGCGATCCGGGCGTCGGCGCATTCAGCCCGGAAGGCACAAACCAACAAGAACGAAATCAGCAAGCGAATCACCGATTCAGTGTGTGCCTTGCCCGCCTATCAAAAGGCCAACTCGGTGCTCTGGTACATCGACGTGCGTGACGAAGTGCGGACTCAACACAACTTGCCGGCGGTTCTTGCAAGCAACAAGAAAATTGTCATCCCGTTCTGTGTCGGTAACGACCTGCAACTCTTCCATCTTGAGTCACTCGACGAACTAACGCCGGGCAAGTACGGCATCCTCGAACCAGACCATTCGCTTCGAAATGTGATCACGAAACAAGTTTCGATCACAGAGGTCGACATGGTGATCGTCCCCGGCGTCGCTTTTGATCCCCACGGCGGTCGCCTCGGACACGGGAAGGGTTACTATGACAAGCTATTGCAACAAGCCTCGGAATCAACAACCTTGGCCGCGCTGGCGTTCCAATGCCAAATCGTTACTGACATTCCAATGCAGTCCCATGACATCGCGATGGATTGGGTCGTAACCGAAAACAAGACCTACCCCGACATTCATTCCAGCGAACATCCGGCCATCCGCACGACAGCCCCCGACGAGCTCACTTAA
- a CDS encoding Rrf2 family transcriptional regulator: protein MVINAAVHYACLAMMDLAIHSEDGVPVRSAEIILRNEIPGPYLVQILRSLKSAGFVKAVRGSQGGYLLEVAPDAITLLDIAEAIGCPDSIEPAREDEPSAQRALKKHWRAADEKSRELLARVRLGDVIRSIRESEEPMFYI, encoded by the coding sequence ATGGTCATCAACGCGGCCGTTCACTATGCATGCCTCGCCATGATGGATCTCGCAATCCATAGCGAGGATGGTGTGCCTGTGCGGTCAGCCGAAATCATTCTTCGCAATGAAATCCCGGGCCCGTACTTGGTGCAAATCTTGCGTTCGCTCAAGTCTGCAGGTTTCGTCAAAGCGGTACGAGGCAGCCAAGGTGGCTACCTGCTCGAGGTTGCCCCCGATGCCATCACGCTGCTCGACATCGCCGAAGCGATCGGCTGTCCCGACTCCATTGAACCCGCCCGTGAAGACGAACCGTCCGCTCAACGAGCACTCAAGAAACATTGGCGAGCCGCCGATGAAAAGTCACGCGAACTGCTCGCCCGAGTTCGGCTTGGTGACGTGATCCGGTCCATTCGCGAAAGCGAAGAACCGATGTTCTACATCTAG
- a CDS encoding endonuclease/exonuclease/phosphatase family protein, protein MISHSEIKRAFDLFLSCVTIALVALTFASLCGRYHWLCDLVANLRVQWFVGILIWIALCWASQRGRLSKQLLCLALLLLVHLPGLVPAWTDGRAGVDTDIETAGDAIGSLRIVTTNVLTSNLRHDEIIAELKQIDPDVLVVIELSTDLSERLRTEFGDSHPHQMLLPEDAGNFGIGMLSRYPLGKPEAFEVAGGPVAVQAEVGGYRVIGVHTYPPMGASGFGYRREQLRFLADFVGEDLKMAERTIVVGDLNVTPWSPHFVDFVEAAQLRRTGLGLNVAPTWFVRPTFLMGLTLDHILIGKGLHCTEFAVGRDCGSDHRSVSATISLTAESKQ, encoded by the coding sequence TTGATTTCGCACTCAGAAATAAAGCGTGCATTCGATCTGTTTTTGTCGTGCGTGACCATCGCGTTGGTTGCGTTGACGTTTGCGTCGTTGTGCGGACGTTACCACTGGTTGTGTGATTTGGTTGCCAACTTGCGGGTTCAGTGGTTTGTCGGAATCCTGATTTGGATCGCATTGTGTTGGGCGTCACAGCGTGGGCGATTGTCCAAACAATTGTTGTGTCTGGCACTGTTGCTTTTGGTGCATTTGCCAGGTTTGGTTCCGGCTTGGACCGACGGGAGGGCTGGTGTTGATACTGACATTGAGACTGCGGGCGATGCCATCGGTTCGCTACGCATTGTAACGACGAATGTGTTGACCTCGAATCTTCGGCACGACGAGATCATCGCGGAGTTGAAGCAGATTGATCCAGATGTGTTGGTTGTGATCGAGTTGTCGACGGATTTGTCGGAGCGGTTGCGAACCGAGTTCGGGGACTCGCATCCGCACCAAATGCTATTGCCAGAGGACGCGGGCAACTTTGGAATTGGGATGCTCAGTCGCTACCCGCTTGGGAAGCCTGAAGCATTCGAAGTGGCGGGCGGTCCGGTGGCGGTCCAAGCGGAGGTTGGCGGTTATCGCGTTATCGGAGTGCACACGTATCCGCCGATGGGCGCATCGGGATTTGGGTATCGTCGCGAGCAGCTGCGATTCCTGGCGGACTTTGTTGGCGAGGACTTAAAGATGGCGGAGCGGACCATTGTGGTGGGGGATTTGAATGTGACACCATGGTCGCCGCACTTTGTTGATTTTGTAGAAGCGGCGCAACTTCGTCGAACTGGCCTCGGCTTGAACGTGGCGCCCACTTGGTTTGTTCGTCCAACGTTTTTAATGGGCCTTACTCTTGACCACATTTTGATTGGGAAAGGTCTGCATTGTACGGAGTTCGCTGTGGGGCGAGATTGCGGTTCGGATCACCGGAGTGTGAGTGCCACAATCAGCTTGACGGCGGAGTCGAAGCAGTAG
- a CDS encoding double zinc ribbon domain-containing protein, translated as MSVSESPAATLQCGACQHANAGAAQFCVSCGHSLYESCKQCSGPVTLTQKFCVACGTDLSAWLAERNEANEKRLAEAVAAAKSHDYERSLTMLKSLADVKDFRFAKHAATAHQASGKIQALRDRVVGDATSRIEQARQLFDRGDHAKAVAVLSPLPDRLLDDASRNILNTGRQHLGQLAELQKELQQALAQKDYLTAMGLNCQLLELQPDNEQYLTFSRQLGAKLIRRAEKLYARQDFAAANDMLSGLPDLVRSEAYYKLKDQIETANWLSGQFKDEPFAYNNLGRLALRFSKEVPGSGHAADLVKQLKEAVKGKRKSRRDLYSEWTGNRRSWAGGRVGVLGQVESLDLESVESPVSSYGPYAVAIGLALQGVGHGRVTDNMVIKKGMFSKIAKGKSKLAWGFDVGAAGVRVVCLEIEKGKSKPILRKCMHVDFETPLCRGGKLRSSDSDEVVSSLKSLLEQIELTGAAVWCNLPAYETVGRFCELPPVNDKDADKMVAAEARGRIPIDKDDLALVTWRSNFDKKVKVGRPLMMAAATRVAVQRRVDLLGLGGLTAIDGMVPDAVALANFAAYEFADLLNPTSSDGDDDEVNSEPPESLLGAKQQPTVAIICAGASMTTMVLVSPISIWYWSHESGGEDVTSSVARETKLTSKQAEQAKRNLAALDCPGRVDDVIEQKQVALKRRLSKLLQDAQATFDHMDVQQVWCVGQAHQQHGFLRRVMT; from the coding sequence ATGAGTGTTTCAGAATCTCCTGCCGCGACGCTTCAGTGTGGCGCTTGTCAGCACGCCAACGCAGGTGCGGCGCAGTTTTGTGTTTCGTGTGGTCATTCGCTTTACGAGTCATGCAAACAGTGCAGTGGTCCGGTGACCTTGACGCAGAAGTTTTGCGTCGCCTGTGGGACCGATCTATCGGCTTGGTTGGCCGAGCGGAACGAAGCGAACGAAAAACGACTTGCCGAAGCGGTGGCCGCTGCGAAATCACACGACTATGAACGCTCGCTGACGATGCTGAAATCGCTAGCTGATGTGAAAGATTTTCGTTTCGCGAAGCACGCTGCTACCGCACATCAAGCATCTGGGAAGATACAGGCGTTGCGAGATCGTGTGGTGGGTGACGCGACCTCACGTATTGAACAAGCTCGTCAGTTATTTGATCGCGGTGATCATGCGAAGGCCGTGGCGGTGTTGTCACCTTTGCCGGATCGATTGCTCGATGATGCGTCGCGTAACATTCTGAACACGGGCCGTCAGCATCTCGGTCAACTCGCTGAGCTTCAAAAGGAGTTGCAACAGGCCTTGGCCCAGAAGGATTACCTGACTGCGATGGGGTTGAATTGCCAACTTCTTGAGTTGCAGCCAGACAACGAACAGTATCTGACGTTTTCACGCCAGCTTGGCGCGAAGTTGATTCGGCGAGCCGAGAAGCTCTACGCTCGACAAGACTTTGCCGCCGCCAATGACATGCTATCCGGTTTGCCCGACTTGGTTCGTAGCGAAGCGTACTACAAGTTAAAGGATCAGATTGAAACGGCGAACTGGTTAAGCGGGCAGTTCAAGGATGAGCCTTTTGCGTACAACAACTTGGGCCGCTTGGCGTTGCGATTTTCCAAGGAAGTGCCTGGTAGCGGGCACGCTGCCGACCTGGTTAAGCAGTTGAAGGAAGCGGTGAAGGGGAAGCGAAAGTCCCGCCGTGATCTGTATTCGGAATGGACTGGCAATCGCCGCAGTTGGGCGGGTGGTCGCGTGGGCGTTTTGGGGCAGGTGGAATCACTCGACCTGGAGTCCGTTGAAAGCCCGGTGTCGTCGTACGGTCCGTATGCGGTGGCGATTGGCTTGGCGTTGCAGGGCGTGGGTCATGGGCGGGTGACCGACAACATGGTTATCAAGAAGGGGATGTTTTCCAAAATTGCAAAGGGGAAAAGTAAGCTCGCTTGGGGTTTCGATGTTGGGGCAGCGGGCGTTCGGGTGGTTTGCCTGGAAATCGAAAAAGGAAAGTCCAAGCCGATCCTGCGAAAGTGCATGCACGTGGATTTTGAAACACCGCTTTGCCGTGGCGGGAAGCTTCGCAGCAGCGACAGTGATGAGGTGGTTTCCTCGTTGAAGTCTTTGCTCGAACAGATTGAATTGACCGGAGCCGCGGTTTGGTGCAACTTGCCCGCGTATGAAACGGTGGGCCGGTTTTGTGAATTGCCACCAGTCAACGATAAAGACGCTGACAAAATGGTCGCGGCCGAAGCACGCGGCCGAATTCCGATTGATAAGGATGATTTGGCACTGGTCACTTGGCGAAGCAACTTTGATAAGAAAGTGAAAGTCGGACGTCCGTTAATGATGGCGGCAGCGACTCGCGTTGCCGTGCAGCGGCGTGTGGATTTGTTGGGGTTGGGTGGGCTGACGGCCATTGATGGAATGGTGCCCGATGCGGTTGCGCTGGCTAATTTTGCGGCGTATGAGTTTGCTGATTTACTGAATCCAACATCGTCGGATGGAGACGATGACGAGGTGAATTCTGAGCCGCCTGAATCGTTGCTGGGTGCCAAGCAACAGCCCACCGTGGCGATCATTTGTGCGGGTGCATCGATGACGACGATGGTGTTGGTGTCGCCCATTTCAATTTGGTACTGGAGTCATGAGTCCGGTGGCGAGGACGTGACGTCGAGTGTGGCTCGCGAAACCAAACTCACTTCGAAACAGGCCGAGCAAGCCAAACGGAATTTAGCGGCGCTGGATTGTCCCGGCCGGGTGGATGATGTAATTGAGCAAAAACAGGTTGCCCTGAAGAGGCGTCTGTCGAAATTGTTGCAAGACGCTCAGGCGACCTTTGATCACATGGATGTGCAACAAGTTTGGTGTGTGGGACAGGCTCATCAGCAGCATGGTTTTCTGCGACGTGTGATGACCTAA
- a CDS encoding prepilin peptidase → MIARRSRRFHSYRKLAVAIAIGYLVAAAIYTAVTAILFASGHGHWSFQEAALPRLNDVVVFTFFAVCGASVGSFLNVVVWRMPQGLSVNGHSFCPRCRNTLRVRDNVPIFGWLWLGGRCRDCRLPISSRYPIVEAAVAMTFACIGTLELYGWNLPYHPSPFRSGMLTPMVSTYSIVPVTYHLVGLAIAWAMGLIRYDRNGIPARLVYFAAAWLMIGMILVPALASVPWQLTLPEGWYTLINGEPRARHSTPAHLGEAILQNLANVPLLINTLVRILTALVAACFFARVMARALCPQANLKTDPLSNHTQRLVDLVMMIAVVALTVGWQSTSGVLIAASLFACVAGRWFGPDRTDAMGRFSLCLPVALALQVLFWRPLMDSGFWPSAPTLAGSNRGVILGFAMATLCIPLWLRQSASPESQNASAEPESPSPLHPSDSDSDPDE, encoded by the coding sequence TTGATCGCCCGCCGTTCCCGTCGCTTTCACTCATACCGCAAGCTTGCCGTCGCGATCGCGATCGGATACCTCGTTGCCGCGGCAATCTACACCGCGGTGACAGCGATCCTGTTCGCTTCGGGACATGGTCACTGGTCATTTCAAGAAGCCGCGTTGCCGCGACTCAATGACGTTGTCGTCTTCACGTTTTTTGCAGTGTGCGGTGCCAGCGTCGGCAGCTTTCTGAATGTCGTTGTCTGGCGCATGCCCCAGGGGCTTAGTGTGAACGGCCATTCGTTTTGTCCTCGCTGCCGAAACACGCTGCGGGTGCGTGACAACGTTCCCATTTTTGGATGGCTGTGGCTTGGGGGACGCTGCCGAGACTGCCGACTTCCAATTTCATCCCGCTATCCGATCGTGGAAGCGGCCGTAGCGATGACTTTCGCATGCATCGGCACCCTCGAACTTTACGGCTGGAATCTTCCCTATCACCCATCGCCTTTTCGAAGCGGGATGCTGACCCCAATGGTCTCAACCTATTCGATCGTGCCGGTGACCTATCATCTCGTGGGTCTGGCAATCGCTTGGGCAATGGGCTTGATCCGATACGACCGAAACGGAATTCCGGCCCGATTGGTTTACTTCGCTGCCGCTTGGTTGATGATCGGCATGATCCTGGTCCCAGCACTCGCCAGTGTTCCCTGGCAACTGACGCTACCGGAAGGTTGGTACACATTGATCAACGGCGAGCCAAGGGCACGCCACTCAACCCCAGCTCACCTCGGTGAAGCCATTCTGCAAAATCTTGCCAACGTCCCGCTACTGATCAATACCCTCGTCAGGATCCTGACCGCACTGGTCGCCGCGTGCTTCTTTGCCCGAGTCATGGCACGTGCCCTGTGCCCCCAGGCCAACCTGAAGACCGATCCGCTTAGCAATCACACTCAGCGTCTAGTGGATCTGGTGATGATGATCGCCGTGGTCGCTTTGACGGTCGGCTGGCAATCGACCTCCGGCGTCTTGATCGCTGCCTCGCTCTTCGCGTGCGTTGCCGGTCGGTGGTTTGGGCCTGACCGAACGGATGCCATGGGCCGATTTTCACTGTGCCTACCTGTCGCACTCGCATTGCAGGTGCTGTTTTGGCGGCCACTGATGGATTCCGGCTTCTGGCCTTCCGCCCCCACGCTGGCTGGTTCGAATCGTGGCGTGATCCTGGGATTCGCCATGGCCACTTTGTGCATTCCACTCTGGTTACGGCAATCAGCTTCGCCTGAGTCACAAAACGCGTCAGCCGAACCAGAATCCCCCTCCCCACTTCACCCCTCCGACTCCGACTCCGATCCAGACGAATAA
- a CDS encoding RNA polymerase sigma factor: MSAGDENVLIRLALEGDQPAFELLVVEHQDRLFGAMTHVCGNSHDAEEVTQEAFIRAFLKLDSFQQNSQFFTWLYRIAFNIALSRKRRKRAKVSLDQQRDELGSDVVDQGDSVDAAMIRDDHVSLVQTAMSQLSEQHRAILILREMEEASYEEIAEILELSIGTVRSRLNRARKQLRLTIEQVQSEAE, translated from the coding sequence TTGTCCGCAGGCGATGAAAACGTCCTGATTCGCCTCGCCCTGGAAGGAGACCAGCCGGCGTTTGAATTGCTGGTCGTCGAGCACCAAGACCGGCTTTTTGGGGCAATGACCCATGTCTGTGGGAATTCTCACGATGCAGAGGAAGTCACCCAAGAAGCATTCATCCGAGCATTCTTGAAGCTAGACAGTTTCCAGCAAAACAGCCAGTTCTTCACTTGGCTGTACCGTATCGCGTTCAACATCGCCCTCTCACGAAAACGCCGTAAACGAGCCAAAGTCTCGCTCGATCAACAACGCGATGAACTGGGCAGCGACGTGGTGGACCAGGGGGATTCCGTCGACGCAGCAATGATCCGCGACGATCACGTCAGCCTTGTCCAAACCGCGATGAGCCAGTTGAGCGAACAACATCGAGCGATTTTGATCTTGCGAGAAATGGAGGAAGCATCCTACGAGGAAATTGCTGAAATCCTCGAGCTATCAATCGGCACCGTGCGCAGCCGCCTGAACCGAGCTCGCAAGCAACTCCGACTGACGATCGAACAGGTTCAATCCGAAGCCGAATGA